The sequence GCGGCGGCGATGATATCAGCGCCTCCTTCCCCGACATTGTCGAGGCCTTCGACCGCGACGGGGTGATCGATGGCGAACTGCTGGTCCGCGGCACCGATCAGGGCGGCGAGGCGGCCAGTTTCAATGCCTTGCAGAAAAGGCTGGGTCGCAAGACGGTCTCGAAAAAGATGCGGCAGGAATTTCCTGCCTTTGTCCGGGTCTATGATCTACTGATGGACGGGGATGACGATCTGCGGCTGTCGCCCTGGCACGAACGGCGCCATCGGCTCGAAAGCTTCGTTCCCAAACTCAACGCGGACCATTTCGATCTGTCCGCCGTGGTCGATGTCGATGATTTCACCGCGCTGGAAGCGATGCGCGCCGGGGCTCGCGACGCGGCGATTGAGGGCGTCATGCTGAAGCGGCGCGAAAGCCCCTATCTCGCCGGCCGTGTCACCGGTCACTGGTACAAATGGAAACGCGACCCGCTCAACGCCGACTGCGTGATGATGTATGCCCAGCGCGGCAACGGGCGGCGGGCGTCCTTCTATTCCGATTATACATTCGGTTGCTGGACCGAGGACGGCGAACTGTTGCCGGTCGGCAAGGCCTATTCCGGTTTCACCGATGAGGAACTGAAATGGCTCGACCGTTTCGTCCGGCAGAATACTTTGAACCGCTTCGGCCCGGTCCGCGAGGTGAAGAAGTCGCTGGTCTTGGAAGTGGCCTTCGATTCCATCCACGAAAGCGGCCGCCACAAATCCGGCCTCGCCATGCGCTTCCCGCGCATCCACCGCATCCGCAAGGACAAGCCGGCGGAAGAGGCGGACCGGATCGCGACATTGCAGGGGATGATTTCGTGATATTCCCCTCTCCCTTAAGGGAGAGGGTTGTGCAGACTTGGCAGCTTGCTGCCTAGTCGTAGCTGGGTGAGGGTGTACTGAACTTTGGTTGCAGAGCAGCCCACCAGCAGAACACCCTCATCCAACTGCGCCTAGCCGCCTGCGCTGACGCTCCGGTGGCAAGGCTTCGTATCCTTCTCCCTCAAGGGAGAAGGTTTGGGTTTCCCAATGTGAAAAGGTGCCACCCGCTTTTCATGGTCGCTGAGCCAGACGCAGTGACCGGATCTCTACAGAAACTCGTTCAGCGTCTCCACAAACAGCTTGAACTGGTCATGGTGCAGCCAGTGGCCGGCGTCGGCAAATTCCTTCACCGTCACATTGTCGCCGAAATATTGCATGCGGCCGTCTTTCTCCGGATTGCTGGCCCAGCTGTCGGCGCCGTAATGGAGCTGGGTCGGGCAGCTGATATTGCCCCACAATTCGTGAATGCTGTCCTGCGACAGGTCGATGCTGTCCCAGTGCTGCACATAGGGATCGAATTTCCAGCTATAGCTGCCATCCTCGTTGCGGATCACCGCGTGGGTGGTCAGATGGCGGGCCTGTTCGTCGGACAGATGCTGGTTGGCGTCCTGCATCCGGCCGAGCGCGTCCTCGAATGTCGGATAGCGTTTGACCTGGCGGCCGGCGGCCTTGCGCTTTTCCTCGATCGAGTTGCGCACCCGCTGGAGCTGGCCGATCTTTTCGCGCTCGGCGAGCATCTCGGGGCTGGGGCCGAGCCCCTCGATCGCGACCAGCTTGCGGACCGTGTCGGGATAGAGGCCGGTATAGCGCAGCGCGATATTGCCACCCATGCTGTGCGCGACAATGGTCACCGGCGACAGGTCGAGCTGGTGGATCAGCTGCGCCAGATCGGTGACCATCGCCATATTGGCGTAATTGCCGTCGGTGCTCCACTGGCTGTCGCCATGGCCGCGAACATCGGGACAGATGATATGCCAGTCGTCGCGCAAAGCCTGTGCCGTCCAGTCCCAGTTGCGGCAATGGTCCTTGCCGCCGTGCAGCAGGATCAGCGGCGGCTTGTCCTCATTGCCCCAGTCCGCATAATGCAGTTTGAGCCGTTGCGAGAAATAGCTGTGCGAGGCGGGGCCGATCAGGGTCATGCGGGGTTCCATCCGGAAAGGAAAATCTGAACCCGTCTCTACTGGGCGCGACGGGGTTCGACAAGCATCTGTCAGACAAAGAACCGCCCGGCGTGCATTTGATGCTTTACAATCATCCACATATCGACATATATAGATATATGGATTCGATTAAGGCAATAGAGGCGCTCGGTGCGCTCGCGCAAAATACCCGGCTCGATGTTTTCCGGCTGCTGGTCCGTCATGAACCGGCCGGCCTGCCGGCGGGAGAGATCGCCAGGCGGCTGGACGTTCCGCAAAATACCATGTCCTCGCATCTGGCCACCCTGTCGCGTGCCGATCTTGTCTCGTCAAAGCGCGACAGCCGCCTGATCATCTACCGCGCCAATCTCGCCGCGATGAACGGCCTCGTCGCCTTCCTGCTGGAAAATTGCTGTTCCGGCGAGGATTGCGCGCCCCTTACCAACCAACTCGAAAGGCTTTGCCCATGAAACGGATGCACATCCATGTCGGCGTGGATAATCTCGCCGCCTCGATCCAATTTTATTCGACGCTGTTTGACGCCGAGCCGACGGTGACCAAAGATGATTATGCCAAATGGATGCTCGACGATCCGCGTGTGAATTTCGCGATCTCGTCGGAAGATCATGCGGCCAAGGGCATCGAGCATCTCGGCATCCAGGCCGAAAATCCGGAAGAGCTTCAACAGGTCTTCACCCGCCTGCGCAAGGCCGACGCGCCCGTGCTGGAAGAGGGGCAGACCACCTGCTGCTATGCCCAGTCGGAAAAAAGCTGGATTGCCGACCCCGACGGCGTCGTCTGGGAAGCCTTTTACACCGACGGTGAATCCGTCGTCTATGGCGATTCGCCCGAACTGTCTGCCGTGTCGCGCAATGCCGCCGAAACCAGCTGCTGCGCGCCTTCGAAAGCCGCCCTGTCATGAGCGACAAAATCTATAACGCGCTGTTTCTCTGTACCGGCAATTCTGCCCGCTCGATATTGGCGGAATCGATTTTACAGCGCGAGGGCAAAGGACGGTTCAATGCCCTGAGTGCTGGCAGCAATCCGGCCGGACGGGTTCATCCCTATGCGCTCGATCTGCTCGAAACCATGGGACATCCTGTGGCCGGGCTGCGCTCCAAGAACTGGGACGAATTTGCAGGAGCGGATGCGCCCGCGCTCGATTTTGTCTTCACCGTCTGCGACAATGCCGCCGGCGAGACCTGTCCGGTGTGGCCGGGTCAGCCGATGACCGCCCATTGGGGCATAGCCGATCCCGCCGCGGCAACCGGCAGCGAGGCCGAGAAGCGCGCGGCCTTCACCGAAGCCTATCGGATGATGTTCAACCGGATCAGCCTGTTTCTGGCCTTGCCGCTGGAAAGCATTGACAAGATGAGCCTGCAGAACCGGCTCCGGGAAATCGGCGCAGAGAAAATCGGAGCTTGAGACATGGCAACGCAACCCCTTGAGAGCCCGGCGGATGCCGGGCTCGGCCTGTTCGAAAAATGGTTGTCGCTCTGGGTCGGAGCCGCGATATTACTGGGACTCCTGATCGGCAATATGGCGCCCGATGCGGTCGCGATCCTCGCCCGCCTCGAATATGCCTCGGTCAATCTCGTGGTTGCGGTGCTGATCTGGGCGATGATCTACCCGATGATGGTCGGCGTCGATTTTGCCAGCCTCAGGCATATCGGCGAAAAGCCGAAGGGCCTGTTCATCACCATCGTCGTCAATTGGTTGATCAAACCCTTCACCATGGCGGCGCTGGCGGTATTATTCTTTCAATATATATTTGCCGGGCTGATGTCCGCCGATGATGCGCAACAATATATCGCCGGCCTGATCCTGCTCGGCGCTGCGCCCTGCACGGCGATGGTCTTCGTCTGGTCGCAGATGACCAGGGGCGATCCCGCCTATACGCTGGTGCAGGTGTCGGTGAACGATATCATCATGATCTTCGCCTTTGCGCCGATTGTCGCGCTGCTGCTCGGCGTTGCCGATATCGCCGTGCCATGGGAGACTTTGCTGCTGTCGGTATTGCTTTATGTCGTCATTCCGCTGGTCGCCGGGGCGCTGACCCGCCGCACACTGCTCGCCCGGTCCGGCAGCGGGGAAGCGGCCGTCACCGCCTTTACCGACCGGGTCAAGCCCTTGTCCGTCTTGGGGCTGTTGCTGACGGTGGTGCTGCTGTTCGCCTTTCAGGCGCAGACCATCGTGACCCAGCCGCTGCTGATCGCGCTGATCGCGGTGCCGATCATCATCCAGAGCTATGGCATATTCTTCGTCAGCTATGCCGCCGCCTGGGCGTGGAAAGTGCCGCACAATGTCGCGGCACCCTGCGCGCTGATCGGGACATCCAATTTCTTCGAACTGGCCGTGGCCGTGGCCATCGGCGTGTTCGGACTGGGCAGCGGCGCGGCGCTCGCCACCGTGGTCGGCGTGCTGGTGGAAGTGCCGGTGATGCTGTCGCTGGTCGCCATAGCCAACCGGACCCGGAGCAGATTCGCGCCGGACGGATAAAGGGGCAAGCACTCGGTCTGTTGTTACGCAAATTGTGCCGGGATCTCCGGATCGCTTGTGTCGAGCAGAGGGATCGCATCCTCCGGGAGACCGGCATAGGCGCTGGTCCAGCGGGCCACCCACTCGGGGTCCGTCACCTTGCCGGGATGATAGCCGGGCACCAGTGAGCGCAACATGGCGGGTGAGGCCTTGAACAGAAAGCGTATCACCATGGCCCAGAGCCGCAACCGGCTGGCCGGGCGGTTCCATAATCTGTCGCGTTTCAGCATGCGCCGATATCCCTTGCGGCTCGACCAGGCGACATGCCAGCTCGCGTAGACCAAACCCCAGGCGCGGGGCCAATATTGGCCATAGAGATGCTGATAGAGATCATAAGCGACATTTTTATGCTCGGTTTCCTCCACCATGTGCCACAGGATCAGCGATGCAACCGAGGGGTCGGCATTGTTGAACAGGTTGCGCCGATCCCCGATCAGCCATTCGGTTATGCCCATGGTCATGGTTTCAAAACCGGCGGTATAGGCAAGACGCCACCGCAGGCTCTTGGTCTGCAACCGCTTGTAGTCCACCGCCATTTCGCTTTCGACATCGGCCAGTTCCGGATAATTGCGTTTCAATATTTCATTATAGCGGCGGTGGTTCTGGAAATG comes from Sphingorhabdus sp. YGSMI21 and encodes:
- a CDS encoding metal-dependent hydrolase, producing MNAPTRQPPQTGEIIVRAIPFAFAENIDPAWHPDRREWSHMANGASLTMPYLEPFLIKTVREALKKASNPQLKQDVHGFIAQEGNHFQNHRRYNEILKRNYPELADVESEMAVDYKRLQTKSLRWRLAYTAGFETMTMGITEWLIGDRRNLFNNADPSVASLILWHMVEETEHKNVAYDLYQHLYGQYWPRAWGLVYASWHVAWSSRKGYRRMLKRDRLWNRPASRLRLWAMVIRFLFKASPAMLRSLVPGYHPGKVTDPEWVARWTSAYAGLPEDAIPLLDTSDPEIPAQFA
- a CDS encoding arsenate reductase ArsC — translated: MSDKIYNALFLCTGNSARSILAESILQREGKGRFNALSAGSNPAGRVHPYALDLLETMGHPVAGLRSKNWDEFAGADAPALDFVFTVCDNAAGETCPVWPGQPMTAHWGIADPAAATGSEAEKRAAFTEAYRMMFNRISLFLALPLESIDKMSLQNRLREIGAEKIGA
- a CDS encoding ArsI/CadI family heavy metal resistance metalloenzyme, giving the protein MKRMHIHVGVDNLAASIQFYSTLFDAEPTVTKDDYAKWMLDDPRVNFAISSEDHAAKGIEHLGIQAENPEELQQVFTRLRKADAPVLEEGQTTCCYAQSEKSWIADPDGVVWEAFYTDGESVVYGDSPELSAVSRNAAETSCCAPSKAALS
- a CDS encoding alpha/beta hydrolase, which produces MTLIGPASHSYFSQRLKLHYADWGNEDKPPLILLHGGKDHCRNWDWTAQALRDDWHIICPDVRGHGDSQWSTDGNYANMAMVTDLAQLIHQLDLSPVTIVAHSMGGNIALRYTGLYPDTVRKLVAIEGLGPSPEMLAEREKIGQLQRVRNSIEEKRKAAGRQVKRYPTFEDALGRMQDANQHLSDEQARHLTTHAVIRNEDGSYSWKFDPYVQHWDSIDLSQDSIHELWGNISCPTQLHYGADSWASNPEKDGRMQYFGDNVTVKEFADAGHWLHHDQFKLFVETLNEFL
- the arsB gene encoding ACR3 family arsenite efflux transporter; its protein translation is MATQPLESPADAGLGLFEKWLSLWVGAAILLGLLIGNMAPDAVAILARLEYASVNLVVAVLIWAMIYPMMVGVDFASLRHIGEKPKGLFITIVVNWLIKPFTMAALAVLFFQYIFAGLMSADDAQQYIAGLILLGAAPCTAMVFVWSQMTRGDPAYTLVQVSVNDIIMIFAFAPIVALLLGVADIAVPWETLLLSVLLYVVIPLVAGALTRRTLLARSGSGEAAVTAFTDRVKPLSVLGLLLTVVLLFAFQAQTIVTQPLLIALIAVPIIIQSYGIFFVSYAAAWAWKVPHNVAAPCALIGTSNFFELAVAVAIGVFGLGSGAALATVVGVLVEVPVMLSLVAIANRTRSRFAPDG
- a CDS encoding metalloregulator ArsR/SmtB family transcription factor — protein: MDSIKAIEALGALAQNTRLDVFRLLVRHEPAGLPAGEIARRLDVPQNTMSSHLATLSRADLVSSKRDSRLIIYRANLAAMNGLVAFLLENCCSGEDCAPLTNQLERLCP
- a CDS encoding cisplatin damage response ATP-dependent DNA ligase; amino-acid sequence: MRRFAALIDSLIYTRSRNAKLAAISTYLRETPDPDRGWALAALTDSLDFPAVKSATIRNLAGTRIDPELFRLSRHHVGDTAETVALVWPEADGREQSDPSIDEVVQALSAANRATAPDIVASLLDSLDSNSRYALLKLAVGGMRVGVSARLAKTAFAQAFDVALDDVEELWHALDPPYEALFQWAEQGGDRPDLSATPFFRPFMLSHPFEGDSLDLDQYAVEWKWDGIRVQAVHLGGETRLYSRGGDDISASFPDIVEAFDRDGVIDGELLVRGTDQGGEAASFNALQKRLGRKTVSKKMRQEFPAFVRVYDLLMDGDDDLRLSPWHERRHRLESFVPKLNADHFDLSAVVDVDDFTALEAMRAGARDAAIEGVMLKRRESPYLAGRVTGHWYKWKRDPLNADCVMMYAQRGNGRRASFYSDYTFGCWTEDGELLPVGKAYSGFTDEELKWLDRFVRQNTLNRFGPVREVKKSLVLEVAFDSIHESGRHKSGLAMRFPRIHRIRKDKPAEEADRIATLQGMIS